The Macadamia integrifolia cultivar HAES 741 chromosome 4, SCU_Mint_v3, whole genome shotgun sequence genome contains the following window.
TAGGGTTTTATGATCTGAGCCGATTCCTCTCTGGTTGCTGATTGGTGGAAGTTTATCTGGAGATTTAGTTTGTCCTCTTATTAGGATTGATCAATTACATACGATCAATCAATTGTGTAGTCTAAAACTCTGCTAGGAGATTAGATCGATTTCCTAACTTCTCTCTGTGGATCGATTTTTTGTCGTGTGATTTTTGTTGATCACTCTGCATCAATGTCTGAAATTGAGGCTAAGAATTTTGTCATTGAGGTGATATCATCATCCTCTCATAGGATTACGGATTTACAGGAGACGCCAATTTTCAACAATGGAGGAAAATTCTGCAGCTAGTTTTGATTGGTCATGATCAACAGGTTAATCTAACAAAGGTGAAACCTGCTACTAACACGGCATGGGATACGGTTGATGCACGCATTCTGGGACAACTTTTAAACTCGATGGATAACTCTATAATTGATATTGTTACTCACATTGATGTTGTGAATGACGTGGGATTATCTGAATGTTCTGTGTTCTGGATAGAACAACCTCTCTCGTAGGGGTGAAAATTTGGCCTTGACAACCCGAACCCGCCCTAACTGGCCTTGAGCCTAAAtagggcttgggccaagttttttttaccctgagggcgggttagggttgaaaaaccccaacccaaccctgacttTTAACCCTGAGTCCCTGattacataatatatatatatactcctttTACATAGTTAGttgtacatattattataatatatacacATTGTAACATAGGTTATAaacttataatataatatatatgcaCACACCGCTCAcatttttactttaaaaaacCCAATACATTATTATAAAGTATAAATTCATCAGTCATCACccacttttgattttaaaaaatctgtTGGAATGATGTATTGGCATTAGATGTATGTAAGAACCCGATCCAACCCAGCCCGCCCTGAGGGCGGGTTAGAGTTGAATTTTTCCAGGCCCTggcagggttgggccgggcttgggcccaattaaagggatgcagggttgggcctgggttttAAGAATcccgacccaacccgaccctattTCACCCCCACTCTCTTGCATCTATGAGTTTGTCTCAAGAGTTTTATCGGGTTGATCGGAAGGGTCAACCTCTAACTCGGTACTTTTCTGATTTCAATAGGATGTATGAGGAGCTAAACTCTCTACTTCCTAATAAGGGTAATGTGTAGAGGATGCAGAACCAGCGAGAGCAGCTTGCATTTATGGGTTTTTTGGGTGGTTTTGGATTAGAGTATGATGTTGCTTGGTCTCAGATTCTTGGAAGTGACAAAGTGGCATGTCTTCCAAATACCTTTTCTTGAGTCTTACGGGGAGCTCGAGAGAATTCTCATGATCCTACACCAGCAGATAGCTCCACTTTTGTTTCTCAGAATAATAATCGAGATGAGGTACATTGTACTAACAGTTGAGGTGGTAACGGGCAACCTTCTGGTAATTCCAACACTTCAGATAGTTCAGGGGAAACAAGAACATGCCACCATTATGGCAAACCAGGACATATCGAATGCAGTTTGCCAATTCAGTAGCAGGTACTGAGTCTTCTCAGCCTTCTTAGCATGGACAATCTAAAGATGACAAATGAAGAATTTGCACAGTATACTCAATTTGAAACTCATCCTTCCACTGCTACTTTGTCCAAACAGGTAATGCCACTGCATGTTTTTCCTCACCTTCTCATCCCTGGATAATTGATTCAGGAGCATCGGATCATATATTTGGTATATCATGTATATTTTCCTCTTATCAAGATTCTTGTGCTACTGTCATGTTGGCTAATGGGTCAGTTGTGAAAGTTAAAAACACTGGCAATATTCTTCTTAACTCTTCTCTGTCGTTATCTTCTGTTCTTCAATTACCAAATTTTCCTTTCAATCTTTTATCTCCGAGTAAGTTAACTCAAGCTTACAATTGTTCCGTAAAATTTTCTCCCAATTCATATGTATTTCAGGACCttatgaagaagaagacgactGGTAAAGGCCATCGTGTTATGGGGCTTTATCTTCTTGAAGACTGCTCTTCTTCTGTCGCATGCTCAAGTATTCTAAACCCTCATCAGATCCATCTTCATGTAGGTCATCCGTCTCTGCAGAGTTCAAAAAACTTGATTCTCATTTCCGTTCTAAATCTAGTTTAGATTGTGAGTCTTGTCAGTTTAAAAAGCTTCACCATGTGGGGTCCTTGTCCCATTACTTTTAAGTTGGGTTTTCGATACTTTGTCACTTTTGTTGATAATTATTCCAGAGTTACCTGGATTTAATTAATGAAGCATCATTCCAagttgttttcaattttttgtgcatttgttgctgagatttagaatcaatttaaTTTATCTGTCAAAAATTTTACGAAGTGACATTTCCAAAGAATACTTTTGTGGTATTTTTTTACTCCATTCATGAATAGTTTTGGCATGATTCATTAGTCTTCTTGCTTAGACAAACCTCGAAAAAATGGTGTTAATGAAAGGAAGAATAGGCATTTGATGGAGGTTGCTAAGTCCCGTTTGTTTGAGATGAAGGTATCAAAATACTTCCCGTCTAATGCACTTTTAATTGCTTGTTATCTTATTAATCGATTACCTTCTTCAATGTTACAAAGTATTATTCCTCCTTTAATGTTTCCTTCTAaccctttgtttatttttcctcCACGTGTTTTTGGTTGTGTATGTTTCATTTGTGATCATCATCCAAAATTGTCAAAGTTAGATCTTTGTGCTTTTAAGtgtatttttttggcttttcaCATACCAAAAAGGTTATTGTTGTTATTCCACTATCCTTCAAAAATATTGTGTTACATCTGATGTTTCATTCTTTGAGCTTGATTCTTATCCAAATGAATCAGCTCTTATTtctgaaatggatgatgatcttcCCTATATGTTGTCCAACACTCTTCTCTGCAGGTTACCGCAAATGCAGTGGTGCCGCCACCCTTCCTGGTTGTACAACCACCACCAGTTGGTCCACAGGTCTATATTCGTCGTCCTCGAGAAGAATCAGCACCCCTTGTCTTTACAGTTCCTACCTTCTTGTCTTCGCCTCCGGTTCCTGATCCAAGTATTTCTCCTTCTGATATTGATCTTCCTATTGCACAGCGCAAGGGTGTTTGGTGTTGTACCCAAAATCCCATTTCAAACTTTGTCTTATTCTGGTCTGTCTTCTTCGTTTCATACTTGTCTTTCTACTTTGTCTTGTCATCCTATTCCCAAGTCTGTTGCAGAGGCATTATCCAGTCTTGGCTGGAGGACTAAAATGAAGGATGAATTGTTGGATTTCGAAGAAAATCACACTTGGATGATGTATCGTTACCTCAGGGAAAGTTTTCTATTGATTGTCCCTGGGTTTATGTGGTTAAGGTTAACCCTGATGATTCTCTATCTCGGGTGAAAGTCGATTAGctgccaagggctatgcacaggtGTGTGGGGTAGATTATCTGGACACTTTTTCTCTTGTTGCCAAGTTGGCTCATGTTCGTATTTTGATATCTCTTCTTGCTTCGTCTTATTGGCCGTTGTATCACCCAGATGTGAAGAATGTTTTCCTTCATGGTGAATTGCATGAGAAGCTCTATATAGAGCAATCTCCAAGGTTTGTTTCTCAAGGGGAGTTTTGTATGATGTGCAAACTTAAAATTTGCATGATTTGAAGCAGTCTCCTCCGGCGTAGTTTGGTAGTTTCACCAATGTGGTTCGTGAGTTTGGACTGTTAATATGTGATAGTAATCACTCAGTGTTGAAGCGGTCTCCTCCGGCATAGTTTAGCAAGTTCACTGATGTGGTTTGTGAGTTTGGACTGATGTGGTTTGTGAGTTTGGACCGTCATTCTGTGATAGTGACCACTCAGTGTTTTATCGTAAATCTGGCACAAGAAGGACatattgttggtgtacgatgtcttgtattccgtcacagcttaatccagggagtactagtgcaagCGCTTCAACAGGCAGGACGGCAGTCCcactctaattttttatttgagggcagttttatactttccagattaggatttttcattatatatttgcagcgagtgtttctttctctataatgcaagtaataccgagaggtgtgaggacgagcgttgtaacattattctctattgatagtgaagtaggatctcatctcacagaagacataggcaatcttgccgaacctcgtaaatctgtgtgcatttcttgtttttgtttttccattatcttttgcatcgttttagggctACATTTCTACATATTTGCCGTTGTATATTTTGATGATATTATCATCACTGAAGATGATATTGAAGGGATCCAAAGTCTAAAAATACATCTACAGCAGAAGTTTCAGACCAAGGATCTAGGATGGTTAAAGTATTTTCTTGGGTATTAAAGTTGCTTAGTCAAGGAAGGGAATTTCCCTCTCTCAGAGGAAAAATGTTTTGGATTTGCTAACAGAGACTAGGACGTTAGAAGCCAAACCCTCGGATACCCTGTGGATCTAAATATGAAGCTCACAATTGAGAGTGGTGATGTGCTAGTGATCTTGAAAAGTATCGACGATTGGTGGGAAAGCTTAATTATCTGACGGTGACTCGACCTAACATCACCTTCCTTGTCAGTGTTGTGAGTCAGTTTCTGTCATCTCCACGGACATTACATTGAGATGTTGTTCGTGTTCTGAGATATCTCAAAAGAAAGCTCCAAGGCGTGGTCTATTGTACTCTGATCATAGACATGAACATATTGAGAGTTTTTGTGATGCTGATTGAGCTAGATCTCCTGTTGATAGGTGGTTGACTACTGGATATTCTACGTTTGTTGGGTGGAAATCTTGTGTCTTGGAAAAGCAAGAAGCAGGCTGTTGTGGCTAGGTCTAACGGAGAGTCTGAGTATCATGCCATGGCTCATGTTACTTGTGAGTTAATGTGGGTGAAGCTGCTATTGACGGAACTTGGGTTTGAGTGCACTTCTTCTATACAGTTCTGGTGTGATAACCAAGTTACGATCTATATTGCATCAGTATTTCATGAGATAACAAAACATATTGAGGTGGACTCTCACTTTTTTCGAGATAAGCTCTACAAGTCATGTTCGCACAAGGGAACAACTTGCAGATCTTTTCATTAAGTTGTTGGAGGAGTGGTAAAGTTgattatatttgtaacaagccgagcatgattaacatctatgatccaacttgagggggagtgttagaagtcATTGTCGAGAGAGGAGTCTGACTTGCTATTTAGCACAATTCATGACTCCTCCTAGGGATGTTTTAGCCTGGTCCTTGTGGACTTAGGTAAGACTAAGGTAAGTcagttttgtttcttgttttggGTGTTCTGTTCTTAGTAGGACTGCTGTAATACTTGGTCTATATAATGAATGAAGTAGGGCAGTCTCAGTTTCATCGATTGGGACTCCCAAGTTCCACGattgcctctctctcttctctttaccTATAGCACAGAGGAGCAGGGACCCAACCGACCATATCCAATACATAGAAAAGGAACTCCAGATTGGGTTTCAATAGGACCATCAGACCAGGACAATTCAACCAGTGATCAACCACACAGAACATCAACCTTTCTGCTTTAACAGTGAATTACCCAGGATAAAAAATATTCCAGGTCCAACCACTAGGTTTGGGTTGTCAGATTAACCAACTGCAAGGCATGAACATTCCAGTGCCTTGTTTCAAAGACATTGCTCTAAGCCAATGACCCCAAAATGTTCCAGCAAAAATTCCACAAATCAGACGCTTAAGCCAAGTTTAAGTGACCATTGTGGGTACACAGAACTACCAGGTCCCAACGGCTCTGATGCAAGTCATGTGGAAAGCAGGGGCTAGTGAACACTTCTCAAGAAGATAATAATAATGCCAATATCACAAAAACATTAAGAAACATATATAGAGAACTCACCAATTCCTTCACGAACTGACAGATTTGGTCTGATGATTTCTTTAGAGTTGACGaggaatatatcaccaaggtaaAGATGATTAGTAGGTACATACACACAGCACAGTTCCTCCTCTCCTGAATAATTCTGTATTGGCAGAAAAAGGTTTGGCATGTAATGACAATAACagaagagaaatgaaaaatagCATAACTTCAAGATGCCAGCGTGCTAAAGTTGGTTTAAGTCTAGGGTATGTTTGTAATGTTTATGTGGGAGAGGACATGCATGGACCAATTCAAAGATAATTCATTGCTCCCTCCTCTTTTGCAGAACAATGAATGACTGTTGATTCATTTTCAGTGAAGGGCCAAGAGCAAAATATCCAGATCCAATCTTCGAAGCATTTGATTGAGCAGAGAACCTAGCAGGATTGAAGTGTGCCAAGCTCATTATGCAAGAAGTGCAGCATGGATCCATTCAGACCTGAAGGACAAGAGTTGAAGTGATGAACCCAAACGCATATTCTCCGATACGTGGATGTCTTATGATGGCAACTtccttgaaagcttgggtgttCTGATCTGTAGTAATAGGAAATTAAATCCTTCAGTAACTGCAacattaaatatttgaaaagagCATGAAAAAGAATTAGATTAAGCATACCAGGTGATATAGCAGCACTAATTTGCTTAGATGCATTGTAGATGTGACGAACAAATGGCATCCGTTTGATAAACCACTCCCCAAGGCTTAGTACAGATGCCCCCAGCCAAGACGACATGAACACCCCAACCAAGAAGATGAAAGTTATTGAAGTTACAAACCCAAGACCTGATCCACATGATAAGTCAAAATATCAGACCaactaaattataatttttttatttttttttttatttaagaaagAGTAAGAACTGCATTATAAATTGGGAACCACCCCCCTCCTTTTCCTGGGTTGAGGGAGCGATATGAACGCATCGCAAGAAATATACATGGCAAATCTCTGTCAAGGATATTCCATATTTTATAAATTGACATGTCAGACAATCATGGACATGAATAAACCTAGCCAACACTAAAAATAGAGCTTTTACAGTTGTTAAGCAACTCATGTATGTCCAACATTTATTTCAAACACCAAAACAAAGTTTGTAGGGCGGAGTTTTCCCACACCCACAGTCAAGGGGGAATCCCTTGCCGAGGGTTCAGATGGTGTTGAGAGGGTATCGCACAAGGGGTGGAGGGTATCATCGACTTCATACTATTGGGGGTGGGGAGACATTAATGACCCTAGGATGGTAGCTGGACCCTACTACACAGGTGAAGAAAACTTTCCCAAGTTTATATCTataatttatgggaaaaagatccCCATGCTGACAGTGTGTGATTCTGACCCTAGGATGGTGGCTACTCCAATAGgcgaaggaaaactttctccaatttTGTATCTATAATTTCCGGGAAAAAGATCCCCACGCCAACAGTATGGGAATTCTTTCCCACACCCTCTCACATAACAAGCACACTCTCCTCCCTAACCTTGTGGGCCCCCTATTGACGAAACTGATTCCCACCGCTGATTGGTGTGGTGTGGGAGATTCCCCCCCCCACACCGGCAGTGTGGGGAACCCTTAAACATAATTTATATAGTGTATTAAATAAATACTAAACAGACTAGACGGTTAACTCCATGTGTGCTCAACCATTACATAATTCACATATCAAAATAATATCTTCCAGCTATTGTAAAATGAGCAGTTCATACTATATTACATTCAGTTGCCAGTTGCCACATTTTCCACAAAAAGGGAGAGTCCTAGACTGGAAAGTATACGTACCAAAGATGTTGATTCCAAGTTGAGCATAGATTGGAGAGAAAAACCCATCCACAAAATGAACAAACCACCATGTAATGTAGAATGTGATTGCTATTGGGAATATGATGACACTGCAAAATCCAAACTGTTATAAGACACCGGTTCAACAAAAAGCACTGTATGCACCACTAAATAAACAGACCAAATTGTCCAGTAAATAAATTGGAACATAATTGGAACTGCCTGATCCACAACAAAACTCATTAATTAATGCTTGATCAAGATTTATGAAGGGAAAAGGCTTAACTAGTTCATCTTATAGTTTCATTTATCAACACTTTCTAGTACCAAGCATAACAAGAAGTTGACTTAGTTAAATCCTTAGAAGACTATTTTACACTGATCTGAGGACAACCGGAATCCCCAAGGCCACCACATTTTAAATGATTTATGCCGATACTACAAAAGAATACCCAGTTCAACtaattctctcttcttcaaatgaTTAAAGGAAACCCACCTAGTTCATTTAAGGAAGCTAAAAAAGTACGACAACAGTCATTTTGCTAAACACCACCCTATAGCACTAGGGAATGAGTGAAACATGCTATCTGTCTGATCCGCTCCATTACCATCCCTGTTTAAGAAGCACACTAAGATCTCCCACAACAGACACACAAACGCACAATTTTACAAGTCAATATGCAATGAAAAATTATTCGAAAAGCAGACTAGAGGCTGAAACTTTTCAGCCATGTGGTGGTAATATGGCAGCCCAGCCAGGATGTTCAAACAGTCAAAATACAAAAGAGAAACTCAATAATATTACGTCCTGGAGTCATCctaaaagacataataagactACTCATAAGAGTTCACATGTCTTGTCAGGTAGGCCTTTATTTGAGCTTGATATTACACATATTAaactaatattttttaaatatgataATTATACTAGTATGACAGTCTGATCATTCCATTTGAAAGGTCTAGTTGTTCTTATTGTTGGAACTCAGAACCAGTCAGTCCATTGCCAGTCAAGGACATTGATCTCCGGCAAATTTAACTAGGAATGGAATGTCAGGGCAGAGCAACAGTCTCACAATTAGTGAAATTTCCGCTTCACACATTTCGTAATGTAACTAAATCTCAGAGAGCCATAACATTCATTCATGTTCCCCAAAAAACGAAACGAtgaactcaactcaactcagtcttatcccaactaaatggggttggctacatggatcttctttctccaatcaactctattcaaagAAAATACTTGTTAATAGTCCTAAGCTATACATGTCTTTACTTGCCACTTCTCCAGTgccattttaggcctacctctGGCTCTTTAAGCACCTCCAATCTTAATCATATCACTGCCCCTTACTGGAGCATACAAAAGCCTCTGTTTTACAAGTTAGTGCCACATCAAATGACATTCTCTAAGCTTATCATTTATTGGAGCCACTCCTAAAAGTAAAAAATGCCTAGGGGAGCGCAATTTTAATAGATTGAAACCATACTTTCATGACACCATTTGATAAGCATTTGGGGCCTACGTCTTCCGTCCATTACCTCTCCAGTATTTTAAGATCCTGACACAAGCATCAATCTATGATCCTTCTTCAGAAATGAAAGGTCCTTGCCCTATTGTTTGTTTTCAAGTAGATGAAGGGTCATAGAACAGAACATCCCCCCTCCTAGGTCAACAATAATAATTCTTAAATCCATTCCCTACAACTACAGATGATAGAAAGgtttcatctcccaaaacctaTGCATGGCATACCAAGTCCTACATGAAAATTAAAGCTAACCAGCTCACCTGAAATTCAAGGATTGTCACCAACACTGTTATATATATGCGGTACATGGACTTCACCTATGTCATGCAAAAGGATGCTGCGGCTGAACTACGTCCTTTTAGAACTCCCAAAGGCtacctttctctcttttttccataCCATCCTATTCACAATCATTTAGCCGGGGCATCAACAGATCTAAAGATGCAACCAATTGATGTTTGCTTTCAGAGTTATAAATCCTTGATCCAGAATCCAGTCAGGATTACAGGGCTGTTGTTTGTTGAGTTGCTCAAACCCAAGTTCAATTTGGGATTTAAGGTTGGTCAAAGAGATCTGCATTTGGGTTTAGAAACAGACCAAATTCttaacacataaaatgataatggGCTGTCCTTCGTTACAGATATTATACAATTCAAAGATTCAACTTGGATTACAAAAGGTTAATTCAGGATCTGGAATCAATTCTTTTGTTATATGTACAAAGTAACATCCTTTTCTAAAGGAGCCACAACATTGTGGTGCAAAGTGAGATCTGATTCCACATGGAACCCACAAGATCCAAGCCATTTCGTCTGCAACCTTTAGACCAAGTCATGATAAACCTTTCCGAGGTTGATAATAATTTGGAAGAACCATGATGAAAAGCACTTCCAAGTCAAGGTTCTCATGAGTAAGCCTTGATCCTCTTGAGTAGAACAAGAGGACCAAGTCTTACCAATGAAGAACCATGACGATTTTTCATAATATCCAAGCCATTTCATTTGCAACCTTTAGACCAAGTCATGATAAACCTAGTCATGGATTTTTCACTCACCAACTACAACTACCCTGCATTAATGCTTCTTAAATGTTGTATCGTCTCTTTTCTCATGTCCTATTTATGCATCCAAAAACTGATGCAATGATGTGATGAGATGTCAAAACCGGCTTGGCCTATTGCCCATTGACAGTGTGCCAAAAGGTTCCCATTACCACCTCAAATGAATGTGCATGGGCTCATACATACATATGCTGAATTGACTCTTGAAACCTTCACCGCTCAGAATCAACTAGGAACCACACAAATCTGATGTGAGTTCAATACAATGCCCTACTGATTTGAGAACAGCATTGGTGCAAAGGTGGTAAAGGAGCGTTAGAAATGACTAAAACAGAACTCAACTGAAATTAAGTTTAAAGAAATAATGAATTTTACTGGTATCCAACATAAATCTGTAAgtgagagaaaaaggaaggcaTGTTCACAGGAATTCAACCACACATTTGACCATACACTCACCATCCAgacataaatttttttgaagccCAGCTTCGAACCACTTTGCAGAAAGCCTGTACCATAACAAAGTTATTTCAATTTAATGTAACGCCAAAAACAGTTGACAAAATCAGAAGTGCAAAGAAGTCTAAAGAAGATTAATAAGCATAAGCATATATATTCTGGTCTGGCTGCCCACATAACCAATCCTTGGTGCCTACTTCTGCCACATGGTAGATTGGATTGgactgaaattttgtggacaggtaGTATACCCCAAGGTGCGGAACAGGGAAACTTTTGCAAGAAATTAGAGGGTCATATATTCTACCAAGATGCAGAAGACCATTGATATTACAAATGGTAGAATGCAATTGCTAGAGGCTTTTGCATGGAACTGAAAGAACAGGTTGCATACCCACTTTGGAGATGCAGGGTGTATGCCAATTAAGAAAGCATTAAAGgattttaatagaaaaattgaaaaaatgctCTAGAACTGgagaaacagaaaatgaaatCCTAACTAAAAAAATGACATAATAAAAGCAAGGATGGAGCCACCAGCTTTTGGATTTCTGTTCAAAATGCCCCATCCTCATCAGAAGTAGGAAGCGTTTCAAAGCAATCACATTATTCCTGTTCACCCATCCAACCCATCTAACGCCATATTTCCCTTTGAATCAAACATCTCCAAATATTTTCAGCCTTCAGATTGTCCTTCTGTATTGTCCTTCACGACTTCACCCCCAATGTAAAATCAATCTCTCATGTTGTTCCTATTACTGGTACTCTTTCCTATTTTGTATTTCCTCTTCTCCCTACTTATCCATACAATGCATATACCATTGAGATGAAGAAAAAGCTCCCTACTTTTCCAACAATATTTTTTATGGCAATAAGTAATTTTAACTAAACCTaagatgaagaaaaagcaaCATCTATTAGATTAGAGTTCAAGACTGCTAGCTTCACCAGAAGCCTTCTGTCCAGCTGCAACTCAacccagccttatcccaactaaatgaggtcggctacatggatactttttttttcaatcagcACTATTCTAATCCATACTTGTTACTAGTcttaagctatgcatgtcttttctcagcCTTCTGTCCCCCTGCAAACCTACTAATTAAATGTGAAGAATACAAGTCATCTCTCTGAACTTCACGATGGATACAAGTTcaaaaagtttgaaaaaaaaaatttgatggcAGTCAAATGGTAGAGGAAATAACTGCCAGGGCCATAGTGCTTGATCGTCGGTGGAGAGCCATTTCTGGATGTCAATACAGTCTCTGTAGATCCTGATTTTTCTTGCACCAACCTTCGTTGCTGCCTGTACTGTCATTTGTAGAGCCTTTGCTCCACCTTCTGTTGGGCTGCTTCTAACACCATTATCATAGATTGCTACGTAACTTGTTAGTATTGGTTGATCGAATTGCAGCCAAACCTCCATGTTTTGTGGTAGGTTTGTTGATGCAGATACATCACCAAATGGGGCTTCTTACTGATCATTATGCTCACTGTTCAGAATTGATTGCTCATTGTATTCCTCTActataatttctatttttagtgaTTTACTCCCATCCTATTGCTACTAGGCTTACCTCATATTTTCTGATCCAAgtccaaccattggatcaatCTACGATTTTCAGTACGTATTCTACCCTATGTTTATTGAACTCGATCTGAATTTCAGCCAGAATCTTTTCAAACTTGAGTCGAGTTCAAATTTAGTGTTGATAAACTGTTGTTCAAAATATTGAAGCTCAAAAAACATGTAACATGCAAATCCTAGAAACAGGGATTCTAGTTAaagaaaattcagaataaatc
Protein-coding sequences here:
- the LOC122076823 gene encoding protein CONTINUOUS VASCULAR RING 1-like → MVMGDDKSSTAMASRDRELLIPVSDSADEDASSKPSSSSATSSHHSGREAFCKVVRSWASKKFMSGCVIIFPIAITFYITWWFVHFVDGFFSPIYAQLGINIFGLGFVTSITFIFLVGVFMSSWLGASVLSLGEWFIKRMPFVRHIYNASKQISAAISPDQNTQAFKEVAIIRHPRIGEYAFGFITSTLVLQNYSGEEELCCVYVPTNHLYLGDIFLVNSKEIIRPNLSVREGIEIVISGGMSMPQILSTVDPHIIQVDRSTSSRN